One Setaria viridis chromosome 5, Setaria_viridis_v4.0, whole genome shotgun sequence genomic region harbors:
- the LOC117859131 gene encoding probable pectin methylesterase CGR2 isoform X1, translated as MSRRSVNPSRRVADGGLPSVGGLLHPKSRSPPVLTIALVVLGVILLVAYFNSGSGRLKALGVTVTSREAVSRSEGTCTSEVMRALPYLKKAYGNAMQKVLHVGPDSCTVVSNLLKEGKVEAWGVEPYDLEDTDSSCKSLVRKGFVRMSDIKFPLPYRPDSFSLVVVSDALDYLTPRYLNKTLPDLAKVSTDGLVIFAGNPGQQKPKVSELPKFGRPAKLRSSSWWTRYFVQTGLTENEGPLKKFEEATSKDEYKPDCQIFHLSS; from the exons ATGTCTAGGAGGTCGGTGAACCCGAGCCGGCGGGTGGCGGACGGGGGCCTGCCGTCCGTCGGCGGCCTGCTCCACCCCAAgtcgcgctcgccgcccgtGCTCACCATTGCCCTCGTCGTCCTG GGTGTCATTCTCCTCGTCGCCTACTTCAACAGCGGCTCAGGTCGGTTAAAGGCTCTCG GTGTAACTGTTACAAGCAGAGAAGCTGTTAGCAGGTCTGAAG GTACTTGCACATCAGAAGTTATGCGGGCGCTTCCTTATCTTAAAAAGGCATATGGCAATGCGATGCAAAAGGTCCTCCATGTAGGCCCAGATAGTTGTACAGTAGTTTCTAACTTGTTGAAAGAAGGAAAGGTTGAAGCTTGGGGAGTGGAGCCTTATGATTTGGAGGACACTGACAGTAGTTGCAAAAGCCTTGTGCGCAAGGGCTTTGTCCGCATGTCTGATATTAAGTTCCCCCTTCCATACCGCCCAGATTCTTTTAGTCTTGTTGTTGTGTCAGATGCTTTAGATTATCTGACCCCAAGGTATCTGAACAAAACACTTCCGGATTTAGCAAAGGTCTCCACTGATGGCCTTGTCATCTTTGCTG GCAATCCAGGTCAGCAGAAACCTAAGGTTTCAGAACTGCCAAAATTTGGAAGGCCG GCAAAATTGCGGAGTTCTTCATGGTGGACTAGATACTTTGTCCAGACTGGCTTGACAGAGAACGAAGGACCATTGAAGAAGTTTGAAGAGGCTACATCCAAGGATGAATACAAACCAGATTGCCAGATCTTCCACCTTAGTTCGTAG
- the LOC117859131 gene encoding probable pectin methylesterase CGR2 isoform X2, whose amino-acid sequence MSRRSVNPSRRVADGGLPSVGGLLHPKSRSPPVLTIALVVLGVILLVAYFNSGSGVTVTSREAVSRSEGTCTSEVMRALPYLKKAYGNAMQKVLHVGPDSCTVVSNLLKEGKVEAWGVEPYDLEDTDSSCKSLVRKGFVRMSDIKFPLPYRPDSFSLVVVSDALDYLTPRYLNKTLPDLAKVSTDGLVIFAGNPGQQKPKVSELPKFGRPAKLRSSSWWTRYFVQTGLTENEGPLKKFEEATSKDEYKPDCQIFHLSS is encoded by the exons ATGTCTAGGAGGTCGGTGAACCCGAGCCGGCGGGTGGCGGACGGGGGCCTGCCGTCCGTCGGCGGCCTGCTCCACCCCAAgtcgcgctcgccgcccgtGCTCACCATTGCCCTCGTCGTCCTG GGTGTCATTCTCCTCGTCGCCTACTTCAACAGCGGCTCAG GTGTAACTGTTACAAGCAGAGAAGCTGTTAGCAGGTCTGAAG GTACTTGCACATCAGAAGTTATGCGGGCGCTTCCTTATCTTAAAAAGGCATATGGCAATGCGATGCAAAAGGTCCTCCATGTAGGCCCAGATAGTTGTACAGTAGTTTCTAACTTGTTGAAAGAAGGAAAGGTTGAAGCTTGGGGAGTGGAGCCTTATGATTTGGAGGACACTGACAGTAGTTGCAAAAGCCTTGTGCGCAAGGGCTTTGTCCGCATGTCTGATATTAAGTTCCCCCTTCCATACCGCCCAGATTCTTTTAGTCTTGTTGTTGTGTCAGATGCTTTAGATTATCTGACCCCAAGGTATCTGAACAAAACACTTCCGGATTTAGCAAAGGTCTCCACTGATGGCCTTGTCATCTTTGCTG GCAATCCAGGTCAGCAGAAACCTAAGGTTTCAGAACTGCCAAAATTTGGAAGGCCG GCAAAATTGCGGAGTTCTTCATGGTGGACTAGATACTTTGTCCAGACTGGCTTGACAGAGAACGAAGGACCATTGAAGAAGTTTGAAGAGGCTACATCCAAGGATGAATACAAACCAGATTGCCAGATCTTCCACCTTAGTTCGTAG